Genomic window (Arachis hypogaea cultivar Tifrunner chromosome 13, arahy.Tifrunner.gnm2.J5K5, whole genome shotgun sequence):
GGGACGTGACCGTCGTGGCAAAAAAAAAATGTCCAGCTTGCTGCTGGCCAGCTCGGGCGAAGTTGGTGGAGAGGGCAGCAGTAGCGGGTCCGTGGGAACACTGTCCTCATTTGTTCCGACCGAAATTGGTAAGTATTTAGATCCTGGTAGTCTTATGCTTTTTGGCTGTTACTGTATGTTGCAAATTAACCGCTTCGCATTGTAACCACTTGCGATATAGATAAGTATGTCAACCAGAATATTGATTGGAGTCAGTTCGTGTTCATCGAGGACATGGAACACCTGCTGAATAGAACCTGCTGCCAGCTTGATGTCGGCCCACCCATCTTCTTCCGTCGTGATGGGGTGCATCATGACGGGTTGAATTACATGTCATTCTGCGTTGTTGTTCAAAGCAAGGCAAACGATGTCAATATACATGTGAGTGGGAAGCTGGCCACAGACGAGCGGCTGGCTAGGCAAGATGCAGCATTTGCCACAGTGGAGAAGCTTTTGTCGAAAAAAGGGTTGCAGATCTTTGACTATAACTATCATGTGGTACGCCATTACAAGAGGCAATTGGAGGAGATGAAGCAAGCACTCACCATGTCCCTGCCGGAGCGTGTGAGGCTCTCGAACAGGAGAACCAGGAGCTCAAGCAAACGCTGGCCACATACAGTCAGATGTTCTCACCATGAGTTTAATGATGATGGCGGTAGTGTCTTGTGTTTGTAGTAGTTAATGCTGTGTGGTGGCTATCGGTTTAGGTAATCCAACTGTCATCTCGACTCGGTTTGTACTTAGGGGGTGTTGTAATACAATCGTTTTTGCCTAATCAATCTAAATTAACAAGGTTCGCGAATTAGGTGTCCGTTCGTGAAAAACTACTTCTGATGGAAAAAACATGCAGTTAGGGTAAATTCGAATACGAGAAAATTATGAAGCCCAAATATAGTTGGACTTTTCCCCCACCGATTATATGTAGTCACAACTTTAGTATAATGTGCATGAGTCCATACGGGTTACCCTAACTTTAGTATAACGTACATGAGTCCATATGCTGCAGTCTCTTTGCTCTTGCGTATTCTTCATGCAATGTCTCTTCGTGTGTCCCGGCCGCTTGCATACTGTGCAAAGACGCTTCTTCCGAAGGTGTCCCTTTTTGGTGAACTTCCGTGCCCCCTTCGGTTTTGCAACATCTGGGTCCCTAACGACGCAGTTGACTTCTTTGGTCTGGACCGCTTCTATCGGCCTTTTCCCCCTCCATTATCGAATGCTCTGTACTCCAGTTCGAGTTCTCGGCAAAGCGTAAGTACGCCATTCAGGGCCTTCCTAAATAATGACAATTTCTGGGCGCCTATTAGGAATAGCCTATGCGACGCAGTGTGGAGGGCACCATGTCGCAGCAAAAACCCCGCCTCACTGGTACCAGCCCACCTCTCGACGTAACTCTCAATGGACTTCACGTTTAATCGCCACCTCTGCAACACAAGTGCATCCGGGATGGTAGTTACATGTTCGGACTTCATCACGAAGAACATATGTCTACAGGGGTACCCATTCTTCCTCCAAAAGTTACATTGGTAGTGAATTTTGCCCGTGGACCTGCCATAGGCAACCTTGATTCTCGTAGCTGGCTGCTCGTACTCCTCAACCGTGTAGACCATTGTGTTAAGGCACCTTTTCTTGGATATAAGAATCAAGGCTACAGTTTGGACTATCTGTTTCTTGACATCAGTAAAGACTTCTCTCGTATACACTGAGGCGGCATGTTGCTCAATGGAGGTCAAGCCAGTGGTCATGACTGGAACGGAATTCATTGAGTTTAAGTGGAGTAGTAATTCCTTGTTTCGGTACTCCCGGACCACCAACTCCAAATTCTGAACCAACTCAAGTATAGTGTGGGTTGTCTTCGAGAACTTTTTTACAAAGGCATTAACCCCTTCACATCGAGACGTTGTCCGGAAACCGGCGCAAAACTTGTCTTGCAGATACGCATTTGCCCACATCCTCCTCCTCTCATACATTTGGGTGGCCCACTCCTTATCATGTAGGTTATACTCAGCCACCGCACGCTCTCACTCCATCTCGAACTCCTCTATTTCCATGTCAACATAGAACCTTCTAAAAGAGCTACGTAAAATTGCATCTTTCACGTTTGAGGTAACATTCTTCTCAATATGCCAGGCACACAGTCGGTGTGTCGAATCAGGAAGAACAGATCGGACCGCCTTTATGATCGCCTTATCCCCGTCAGTCACAACCACAGACGGTTTCTTCCTGCACATCACCTCAAGCAGATTTTCTAACATCCACTTGTAAGAACTGACACTCTCATCAAATAATAGACCAAACCCAAAAATCGTTGTTTGCTTGTGGTTGTTAGACCCTGAAAAAATCACAAGAGGTTTTTTGTACTTGTTTTTCTTATATGTCGAGTCGAAGGCCAACACATCTCCAAAACGTTGATAATCAACTCTGCTAGCTCCATCGGCCCAAATTAAATTTGCCAGCCTTTCTTCTTTTGTTACACTATATCTAGCAACTGACATGGGATCTGAACCAGCCTTTCCCTCTAGATAAACAACAGCTGCATTTGCATCGTCATCCGATATATTAGCACGCCGGGTTCTGTCGGCGTAGTTGTACACATCCTTCTTCAAGAAACCCAACAACGAGTACCGACCAGCCATTCCAGCCATGTATCCAACAATCTTCGATGTGGCAATGCCACTAGCATGCATGACTTTCCGCACCTTCCAACAACGCTCAGTTTTATCAAAGTATATGGAGAGCTTAGCCTCACAATTGGTCCGTGTCTCAGGTTTGTGTGC
Coding sequences:
- the LOC140177475 gene encoding protein FAR1-RELATED SEQUENCE 9-like, with the translated sequence MYERRRMWANAYLQDKFCAGFRTTSRCEGVNAFVKKFSKTTHTILELVQNLELVVREYRNKELLLHLNSMNSVPVMTTGLTSIEQHAASVYTREVFTDVKKQIVQTVALILISKKRCLNTMVYTVEEYEQPATRIKVAYGRSTGKIHYQCNFWRKNGYPCRHMFFVMKSEHVTTIPDALVLQRWRLNVKSIESYVERWAGTSEAGFLLRHGALHTASHRLFLIGAQKLSLFRKALNGVLTLCRELELEYRAFDNGGGKGR
- the LOC112732902 gene encoding protein FAR1-RELATED SEQUENCE 5-like translates to MEVSLSDGNCELLGTDNEADVESNPKDMGGQDVADEDLGEYEDVARLDVEDIKRMRWDSVDAAYEFYRRLGMCHGFGVRKGDSGKDCSGNLIRYRFFCNKEGLRNGRHNDRVDRRRAHKPETRTNCEAKLSIYFDKTERCWKVRKVMHASGIATSKIVGYMAGMAGRYSLLGFLKKDVYNYADRTRRANISDDDANAAVVYLEGKAGSDPMSVARYSVTKEERLANLIWADGASRVDYQRFGDVLAFDSTYKKNKYKKPLVIFSGSNNHKQTTIFGFGLLFDESVSSYKWMLENLLEVMCRKKPSVVVTDGDKAIIKAVRSVLPDSTHRLCAWHIEKNVTSNVKDAILRSSFRRFYVDMEIEEFEME